A segment of the Cohnella algarum genome:
ACGGCCTCGTTACGGACGAGCAGCTTGACGATCACGTGCGCCGCGTGCTGGGCGTCATTCGCCAAGCGATCGAAGCGAGGCGCGACGTGCCGGCGCTCGAGACGGAGAAGCATCACGAGCTCGCCCGCGAGGTTGCCGAGGAAGCGATCGTCCTGCTCAAAAACGACGGCGGCCTGCTGCCGCTCCGAAAGCGGGCGAACGTCGCCGTGCTCGGGCGGTTCGCCGAAATGCCCAGGTTTCAAGGGGCGGCAGCTCCCATATGAATCCGGCCAAGCTCGATATCCCGCTTGACGCGTTGTCCGCCTTCGCGAATACGGTCTACGGCGCGGGCTACAGGGACGAATCGATCGACGAGGAGCTGATCGAGGAAGCGAAGGAGCTGGCGAAGGGCAAGGACGCCGTCATCGTGTTCGTCGGCACCACGGAAAAAATCGAAAGCGAAGGCTACGACCGCGCGGATCTGAATTTGCCGGCCAGCCACTTGCGCCTGATCGAAGCGGCAGCCGGCGTCAACCCGAACGTCGTCGTCGTCAACCATAGCGGCTCCGCGATCGACGTCGGCCCGTTCGAAAGCCTGGCGAGGGCGATCGTGCACGCATGGCTCCCTGGCCAGGCGGGAGGCTCCGCGATCGCGAACGTGCTGTTCGGCGAAACGAACCCGTCCGGCAAGCTGACCGAAACGTTTCCGCTCGCGCTGGAGCACAATCCGTCGTACCTGAGTTTCCCGGGCAATATTCGCAAGGTTCATTATAACGAGGGCATCTTTGTCGGTTACCGTTATTACGATGCGAAGAAGCTGGACGTCCGGTATCCGTTCGGCTACGGCCTCAGCTACTCGCGCTTCGACTATTCGCGCCTCGAGCTTTCCGCGGCCGATCTGAGGAACGGCGAGCTTCTGCGGGTCAAGTTCGACGTGACGAACCGGGGAGACCGTGCCGGCAAAGAAATCGCCCAGGTGTACGTAAGGGACGTTTTGTCTTCCGTCGCCAAACCCGAGAAAGAGCTGAAAGGCTTCGCCAAAGTGGAGCTGGCGCCGGGAGAGACGAAAACGGTGGAAATCGAGCTGGACGAACGCGCTTTTGCCCACTATTGCGAGCATCTCGGCCGCTTCGCCGTCGAATCCGGCGATTTCGCGATTCTCGTCGGCGCGTCCTCCCGCGACATCCGGTTGTCCGCGCAGGTCGCGTTCCGGTCGGAAGACGATATTCGCGAGCCGCTGACGGCCGATCACAGCCTGAAGGAATGGCTGGAGGACGAACGCTATTCCGCCCGGATCAAGCAAGCGTTCGCGGGCATGAACTTGAACGACGACAGCCCGATTTTCCCGATTTTGCTCGGCATGCCCCTCCAAAAACTGGAGATCATGATGCCGAATCTGAAGGCGTTCGTCTCCGAGCTTTCGGAGAGATAAGGCCTGATCGCCTGCAGCCTGCGTTCCCGGGTGCGTTCCCGGGACGACGGCACTCCTCTTTCGAAATCGAGTAGGAGGAGGCGCCTAGCCTCCGTCCTCTCACACCACCGTACATGCGGGTCCGCATACGGCGGTTCCAAAAGGTTAACAAAGTGCTAAATAACGAGTAAGCAAACTTTTCAGCCCTTTCGCTTCCCAGTAGGAAGTCGGGAGGGCATTATTTGTGTTTCGAGACATTTCCCAAGCACCGCGTCTGGAGTTAGCCATGACAAAACACGCCCATTCTGGGACGCCGAGTGCTCGAAGCTCACGGATTCGAGTACGTACACGTTTCCATTGCTTCCATAAGCACATACGCAGTCTGCGGCGAGTCCACTGGTCGAGTTTCTCGCAGTGTCCCTTTGCCGATGCTAGTCGGAAATAGCCAATCCAGCCGATGAGATAGCGGTTTAATTGCATAATCCGCTTTTCCATAGACATCGACCGCGAACGGTTCGTCAGCTCTCGTACCTTCTCTTTAAACCGCGAAATGGTCTGTGGGGCTAACCGAATCGTCGCCTTTTTATCCCACAGGAAACTGAATCCGAGGAACTTACGGTTCCAAGGACGATCTACTGCGCTTTTCTCTCGATTCACTTTCAGTTTTAGCTTTCCTTCTACGAAGCGCGTTACCGACTCCATGACGCGTTCGCCTGCACGTTTACTGGCAACGAAAATATTGCAGTCGTCCGCATAGCGGACAAATCGCAATCCTCGTTTTGTTAGCTCTTTGTCCAAGTCGTCCAGTAGAATG
Coding sequences within it:
- a CDS encoding glycoside hydrolase family 3 C-terminal domain-containing protein, whose translation is MNPAKLDIPLDALSAFANTVYGAGYRDESIDEELIEEAKELAKGKDAVIVFVGTTEKIESEGYDRADLNLPASHLRLIEAAAGVNPNVVVVNHSGSAIDVGPFESLARAIVHAWLPGQAGGSAIANVLFGETNPSGKLTETFPLALEHNPSYLSFPGNIRKVHYNEGIFVGYRYYDAKKLDVRYPFGYGLSYSRFDYSRLELSAADLRNGELLRVKFDVTNRGDRAGKEIAQVYVRDVLSSVAKPEKELKGFAKVELAPGETKTVEIELDERAFAHYCEHLGRFAVESGDFAILVGASSRDIRLSAQVAFRSEDDIREPLTADHSLKEWLEDERYSARIKQAFAGMNLNDDSPIFPILLGMPLQKLEIMMPNLKAFVSELSER